TGGTCAATCATTGCAAGACGTTGAGCCTGTACCCCCTGCCCGATTCCGCGAAGGAGACCCGTAAATGAAAAGACCCGCGAAACTCCAGAAAGCCTCTTCAGTACAAGGGCGTGACGATGAGGCAGGTCTGCCTGAGATTCGTTTCTATCGTGCAAATGAGAAGCCCTATGGGGTGTTCAGTAATCTATACAGGCGCCCCCTAGTGTTTGAGGGGCGCGAGTATCCGACCTCCGAGCATGCATACCAAGCGGGCAAGGCAGTCAAGGAATCGGTGCGCGAGTGGATTTTGAGTGCGCCAAGTCCATCGCTGGTGGCAATGGCTGCCCACGGGCTGTATACGTGGGATATTGCTCCGGACTGGTCAAAGGTAAAGTTCGATCGGATGCGGGGCGTGTTGCGCGCCAAGTTCACCCAACATCAGGATCTCCGTGAGCTGCTCCTCTCGACGGGGGATGCGCGGTTGGTTGAATCCGCCAAGACCGATAACCCTGTCAATCGTCTGTGGGGTGAAGTGAACGGGAAAGGCAAGAACATGCTCGGGGTCCTCCTCATGGAACTGCGGTCAGAGCTTAAGAGCGAGTCTGTCCAGCCAAAAAGCAAGACGAAGCCGAATGGGAAATCGCGAGCCAATGCCTTGACGGGAATGGCGTCAGTCGAGCTAGCGTGCTGACGTATTCGAGATGGATCGCAACCATTACGACACGGAGCTAGATGAGCTCGCGGCGACGTATCAGCATGGTTTGATGCTCGAGGTGGCGCCGCTGAGATCGGCGATAGCTGGTGCCTGCGAATCAAGCATCATTGGCGTCGGCTCCGGTGGGTCGTATACGGTGGCGTCATTGCTGTGCAATTTGCACGAGACGTATACGGGGCGTGTGTCCAGACCGGTCACCCCTTTGGAGGTGATCTGTAATCCTACGCTTGCGGCATCCAGTCCGGTATTCCTGATCTCTGCCGAAGGAGGAAATCCAGACATCTCTGAAGCGTTGCGGCGGGCCCGCAGGCATAGCGCGAGAACGATCCATGTTCTGACTAATCGGGCCAGCAGTCCGCTGATGGAGTGCGTAGGCGGGCTAACGGATGTCAGCGCACATGTTCTAGATCTCGAAAAGAAGGACGGCTATTTGGCAACCAACAGCCTATTGTTGGATGCAATGGTCATTGCTCGTGCCTATGGGGAGCTCGACCAAAACAAAGATGCATTGCCGTCGCGGCTAGACCAGCTGCTAATCGGTAATCAATCGATCGCCGAGTGGATGGAAGGCGCGCGTGACTTTATCGCTGAAGCGGCACGGCGTGGTTCACTGACCGTCGTGTTCTCGCCGCTGCTTCGCCCAATTGCCGCCGATCTTGAGTCCAAGTTGTCCGAAGCGGCGTTGCTTCATTGCCAACTAGCCGATATTCGGTCATATGCCCATGGTCGACACCTCTGGTTAGCGCAGAGGCCAGATGAATGTGCAATGCTGGTGTTGGCCGAGCCAACGCTTGGGGACCTCTGGGGGCGCATGGCTGCGCTTGTTCCCCCAAGCATACCCACTTACCCGATGTCTCTTAGCGGCTCATCTCCCCGTGACTTGATTGCAGGGATTGTCGGTCAGATGCACCTCATCGCTGAGATTGCCCGTGTGTTTGGCAAAGATCCCGGACGTCCAGAGGTTCCGCAGTTCGGGAGGGATCTGTACTACCTCGATCTGCCAGCCGTTGTTCCAGCGCCAGTGGATCACTCAGATGGGGCCGAACTGTCAAAATCGGAAGTGCTAGGGGCGCGTTGGCCTTCGGTGCGGGGCACTGGAGCAATTCTTCGCGAGCGCGAGGCGTTCTGCGAGGCATTGGGCAAGAAGCGCTTCAATGCAATGGTCTTTGATTATGACGGCACTCTTTGCAGCTCACAGAGGAAGGATGGGCCGCCGCCGATAGATGTGCTGGACCAAATCGAGAAACTGGTACGGGCCGGTGTTGTTGTTGGCATAGCGTCGGGTCGTGGGGGCTCCATTCAGGAACGTTTGCAGGAGAGCCTTCCCTCCGACGTGCTGGAGCGTATCCAGCTTGGTCTGTATAACGGAGGGTGGATCGACAGCGCCGCCTCAGCGCCGTCGCCAAGAAACGAAACCAGCGAGTTTCTAAGCCATGTGACTCGAATCGCAGTGCGATTGAGGAACCTGGGAGCCCCTATTCAGGACGTGAGAACAACTCATCCATACCAGGTAAGTATCCGCTTCCGAGAGGGGCTGTCGACTGAGCAGATGT
The sequence above is drawn from the Verrucomicrobiales bacterium genome and encodes:
- a CDS encoding NADAR family protein, which encodes MKRPAKLQKASSVQGRDDEAGLPEIRFYRANEKPYGVFSNLYRRPLVFEGREYPTSEHAYQAGKAVKESVREWILSAPSPSLVAMAAHGLYTWDIAPDWSKVKFDRMRGVLRAKFTQHQDLRELLLSTGDARLVESAKTDNPVNRLWGEVNGKGKNMLGVLLMELRSELKSESVQPKSKTKPNGKSRANALTGMASVELAC